One segment of Kiritimatiellia bacterium DNA contains the following:
- a CDS encoding serine acetyltransferase, which translates to MFGYSDILWEFRLLCRHARWAPLRAVLVWLYDALQFLGGGWISHEAEFGGKPCLPHGIRGVFVSRYARVGRNCVIFQQVTIGSNLLPDSAGLGAPVVGDQCYIGAGAKIVGRVTVGARSRIGANAVVRESVPENGIAIAGAPVVAAKEPLNNRFYTRRKERWLFFDNGQWLAERDPAVLERLNKAFP; encoded by the coding sequence ATGTTCGGCTATTCCGACATCCTGTGGGAGTTTCGGCTGCTGTGCCGCCACGCGCGGTGGGCGCCGCTCCGCGCCGTGCTGGTCTGGTTGTACGACGCCCTCCAGTTTCTCGGCGGCGGATGGATTTCGCACGAGGCCGAGTTCGGCGGCAAGCCCTGCCTCCCGCACGGCATCCGGGGCGTGTTCGTGTCGCGGTACGCGCGGGTCGGGAGGAACTGCGTGATCTTCCAGCAGGTGACGATCGGCTCCAATCTCCTGCCCGATTCCGCCGGGCTCGGCGCGCCGGTCGTGGGCGACCAGTGTTATATCGGGGCGGGCGCGAAGATCGTCGGCCGCGTCACGGTCGGCGCGCGGTCCCGCATCGGGGCCAACGCGGTGGTGCGGGAATCCGTGCCGGAGAACGGCATCGCGATTGCCGGCGCGCCGGTGGTCGCCGCGAAGGAACCGCTCAACAATCGTTTCTACACGCGCCGGAAGGAACGCTGGCTCTTCTTCGACAACGGGCAATGGCTCGCGGAGCGAGACCCGGCCGTCCTCGAGCGGCTGAACAAGGCCTTCCCGTGA
- a CDS encoding YceH family protein, whose translation MQPPLSSDEVRILGALIEKEITTPEYYPLSLNALTNACNQKSNRFPVVAFDDHRTDGLLEGLRDKRLVAMVTGTSNRVPKFKQLLAETIGLDGKDTAVMCELMLRGPQTAAQLRAHAARLHPFEGLPEVEAVLQGLVERPQGPLVVKLPRQPGHKEQRYAHLLAGPPAPPEALASPAPAEKEDSQGADTLEQLRAEVSSLRAEVEELRQRVTAMHPPPPVPS comes from the coding sequence ATGCAACCGCCGCTTTCGTCCGACGAGGTACGGATCCTCGGCGCGCTGATCGAGAAGGAAATCACGACGCCCGAGTATTACCCGCTCTCGCTCAACGCCCTGACCAATGCCTGCAACCAGAAATCCAACCGGTTCCCGGTCGTGGCCTTCGACGATCACAGGACCGATGGCCTGCTGGAGGGCCTGCGGGACAAGCGCCTCGTGGCCATGGTCACGGGGACGTCCAACCGCGTGCCCAAGTTCAAGCAGCTGCTGGCCGAGACCATAGGCCTGGATGGCAAGGACACGGCCGTGATGTGCGAGTTGATGTTGCGCGGGCCGCAGACGGCGGCCCAGCTCCGCGCCCACGCCGCGCGCCTCCATCCGTTCGAGGGCCTGCCCGAAGTGGAGGCCGTGCTCCAGGGCCTGGTTGAACGACCGCAGGGCCCGCTCGTCGTGAAGCTGCCGCGTCAGCCCGGGCACAAGGAACAGCGCTACGCGCATCTCCTGGCGGGCCCGCCGGCCCCGCCCGAAGCCCTCGCCTCCCCGGCGCCGGCGGAAAAAGAGGATAGCCAGGGGGCGGATACGTTGGAGCAACTCCGAGCCGAAGTCTCGTCGCTTCGGGCCGAGGTGGAAGAACTGCGTCAGCGGGTGACGGCCATGCACCCGCCTCCGCCTGTCCCTTCCTGA
- a CDS encoding lamin tail domain-containing protein, producing MYNIHRSKRIPIAAWACVLIVAGNVRQADAAIVTLTNAASISIPTSGAGSPYPLTIVVSGLPDHVVTNVVVQLQGFEHSFPDDVDVMLVSPSGHNILLMSDVGGSENATSLVFTISDSAVASLPDGGVLTSGTYRPTNIGAPDAFAAPAPAPSPAASLSALAGSPARGTWSLYVTDDTGGDLGAFTNGWTLQLMTATNPLPAHVVISEFRVRGPTGANDEYVELYNNSDYPVVVTNTDGSAGWSVAATNGLRFVIPNGTIIPARGHFLGVNSGSYSLGSYPAGPGAAATGNVTFATDIPDNAGIALFRTANPANYDLARRMDAVGSSSETNTLYKEGAGYPALTPFSIDYAFVRNFTSGEAQDTGTNRADFIFVDSNGTSAGAGQRLGAPGPENLSSPGRLHAGPFTVLNAPVDAEASVGSPPNRSRDYTSDPANNSTFGTLSLRRKIINNSAAPITRLRFRVVDLTTFPAPSSIADLRPRTSTNIVVSLSTGGTVVVSGLVLEQPPSQPNGGGFNSTLTVSGITTNSPLNPGGTTNVQFLLGIQQTINIRFAILTETTPPLATEPLLVVGETDLAWSDESDGGDIFRKITKTDNTLVAEFSSSLVRNYQLQTSSNALAASPTWLDLGGTITGRYTSLSVTNVGGAAATSRIYRVVARP from the coding sequence ATGTATAACATCCATCGTTCAAAGCGGATACCCATTGCGGCCTGGGCCTGTGTGTTGATCGTTGCGGGGAATGTCCGGCAAGCCGACGCCGCGATCGTGACGTTGACCAACGCGGCGTCCATTTCCATCCCCACCTCCGGCGCGGGCAGCCCATATCCTTTGACGATCGTCGTGTCCGGCCTGCCCGACCACGTGGTTACCAATGTCGTCGTGCAACTCCAGGGCTTCGAGCACTCGTTCCCCGATGACGTGGACGTGATGCTGGTCAGCCCCTCGGGCCATAATATCCTGCTCATGTCGGACGTGGGCGGCAGCGAGAATGCAACGTCCCTCGTGTTCACGATCTCGGATTCGGCCGTCGCGAGCCTGCCTGACGGCGGCGTTCTGACCAGCGGAACCTACCGCCCGACCAACATCGGCGCTCCCGACGCGTTCGCCGCCCCGGCCCCGGCCCCCTCGCCGGCCGCGAGCCTGTCCGCGCTGGCGGGATCGCCCGCGCGGGGCACGTGGAGCCTGTACGTCACGGACGACACGGGCGGTGATTTGGGTGCGTTCACCAACGGATGGACCCTGCAACTCATGACGGCCACGAACCCGCTGCCTGCGCATGTTGTCATCAGCGAGTTCCGCGTACGGGGTCCGACCGGCGCCAATGACGAGTACGTCGAACTGTACAACAACTCGGACTATCCCGTAGTCGTAACCAACACGGACGGCTCGGCGGGCTGGAGCGTGGCCGCCACCAACGGCCTCCGGTTCGTCATCCCCAACGGCACAATCATCCCGGCGCGCGGCCATTTTCTCGGCGTCAACAGCGGCTCCTACAGCCTCGGCAGTTATCCCGCCGGCCCGGGGGCGGCCGCCACCGGCAATGTGACCTTCGCGACCGACATTCCCGACAACGCGGGCATCGCGCTCTTCCGGACCGCCAATCCCGCCAACTACGATCTCGCCCGGCGCATGGACGCCGTCGGATCCTCCAGCGAAACCAATACGCTCTACAAGGAGGGTGCGGGCTACCCGGCGCTTACGCCCTTCTCGATCGATTACGCCTTTGTCCGCAATTTCACCAGCGGCGAGGCGCAGGACACCGGGACCAACCGCGCGGATTTCATCTTCGTGGACAGCAACGGCACGTCCGCCGGCGCCGGTCAGCGGCTCGGGGCGCCCGGCCCGGAAAACCTCTCCAGCCCCGGGAGGCTGCACGCCGGGCCTTTCACCGTCCTCAACGCGCCCGTGGACGCGGAGGCCAGTGTGGGCAGCCCCCCCAACCGGTCCCGCGACTACACGTCCGACCCCGCCAACAACAGCACCTTCGGGACATTGAGCCTCCGGCGCAAGATCATCAACAACTCCGCGGCCCCCATTACCCGCCTGCGATTCCGAGTCGTTGACCTCACCACTTTCCCGGCGCCTTCGAGCATCGCCGACCTGCGTCCGCGAACCAGCACCAATATCGTCGTATCGCTCTCCACCGGGGGCACAGTCGTGGTCAGCGGCCTCGTCCTTGAGCAACCGCCTTCCCAGCCTAACGGAGGAGGATTCAACTCCACCCTCACCGTAAGCGGCATTACCACGAACTCGCCGCTCAACCCGGGGGGCACCACCAACGTGCAGTTCCTGCTCGGCATCCAGCAGACGATCAACATCCGCTTCGCCATCCTGACGGAGACCACGCCGCCCCTGGCCACCGAGCCGCTGCTCGTCGTGGGCGAGACCGACCTCGCCTGGTCCGACGAATCCGACGGCGGTGACATCTTCCGAAAGATCACCAAGACCGACAACACCCTGGTCGCGGAGTTCTCCTCGTCCTTGGTCCGGAACTACCAGCTACAGACCTCGAGCAACGCGCTCGCGGCGTCCCCCACCTGGCTCGATCTGGGGGGAACCATTACAGGCCGCTATACCAGCCTGTCGGTGACGAATGTCGGCGGAGCGGCTGCCACCAGCCGCATCTACCGTGTCGTGGCGCGCCCTTGA
- a CDS encoding tryptophan-rich sensory protein: MNAWYASLTLPPLTPPSWVFGPAWTTLYALIAVSIVVYYRSRPPAGRLVTTAVLAFHLLTNFIWSPLFFGLQRPGLALADILLLDVSLVAVILLFRRASRLAAALLVPYLLWVLFATYLNAGIVALN, from the coding sequence ATGAACGCCTGGTATGCTTCGCTGACCCTGCCTCCACTCACGCCGCCGTCGTGGGTTTTCGGACCGGCCTGGACGACCCTCTACGCGCTCATCGCCGTTTCGATCGTCGTCTACTACCGGTCCCGCCCGCCCGCGGGCCGGCTGGTGACCACGGCGGTCCTCGCGTTCCACCTGCTGACCAATTTCATCTGGTCGCCCCTCTTCTTCGGCCTGCAGCGGCCCGGCCTGGCGCTGGCGGACATCCTGCTGCTCGACGTCTCGCTCGTCGCGGTCATCCTGCTCTTCCGCCGGGCGAGCCGGCTCGCCGCCGCGCTCCTCGTGCCGTACCTGCTCTGGGTCCTGTTCGCGACGTACCTGAACGCCGGGATCGTGGCGCTCAATTGA